Proteins encoded by one window of Arachis hypogaea cultivar Tifrunner chromosome 1, arahy.Tifrunner.gnm2.J5K5, whole genome shotgun sequence:
- the LOC112705365 gene encoding protein FAR1-RELATED SEQUENCE 5-like: protein MIVRHSLTDDNKLEHLFWANDLSRFDYQYFGDVLAFDSTYRKNKYNGPLVIFSGTNYHRQTCIFGFGLLLYEQTKSYKWLLDNFSEVMMNKHPSLVITDGDNAMKSAIEEVFPSATHRLCAWYLYKNAVSHIKDPEFREKFKKCLYAKFKCDEFEEYWHDMVERFNLVGNDWVEKQYRRKEKLATAYLSSKDYRNAEIVAEFKTLNGEHVPTTGLHSLERHAASVYTREIFWKILEKIKSVATLDIMRSGSRSTTTEYKIIKYGRPDHEYIILYDQDTQKMVCQCQRWDSYGIPCSHMFCVMKREQIKELP, encoded by the exons ATGATTGTGAGACATAGTTTAACAGATGACAATAAATTGGAGCATTTATTCTGGGCAAATGATTTAAGTCGATTTGACTATCAATATTTTGGTGATGTTCTAGCATTTGATTCTACCTACAGAAAAAATAAGTATAATGGACCGCTAGTTATCTTTTCAGGAACAAACTATCATCGCCAAACTTGTATTTTTGGCTTCGGTTTGCTATTATATGAACAAACAAAATCATACAAGTGGTTACTAGATAACTTTTCAGAGGTGATGATGAATAAGCATCCGAGTCTTGTTATAACGGATGGTGATAATGCCATGAAGAGTGCAATTGAAGAAGTATTTCCAAGTGCTACCCATAGATTGTGTGCTTGGTATCTGTATAAAAATGCAGTATCTCATATCAAGGACCCTGAATTTCGTGAGAAATTTAAGAAATGCTTGTATGCCAAATTTAAATGTGATGAATTTGAAGAGTATTGGCATGACATGGTTGAAAGGTTTAATCTTGTGGGAAACGATTGGGTAGAGAAACAATatagaaggaaagaaaaattGGCTACTGCTTATTTGAGTAGCAA GGACTACAGAAATGCTGAGATTGTTGCTGAATTCAAAACACTAAATGGAGAACATGTGCCCACAACAGGTTTACATTCTCTTGAGCGTCATGCTGCGTCAGTGTATACAAGGGAGATATTTTGGAAAAtattagaaaagataaaaagtgtGGCAACTTTGGATATTATGCGGTCTGGTAGTCGTTCAACAACCACAGAGTACAAGATCATCAAGTATGGAAGACCTGATCATGAGTACATTATTTTATATGATCAAGATACTCAGAAGATGGTGTGTCAATGTCAAAGATGGGATAGTTATGGCATTCCATGTTCTCATATGTTTTGTGTGATGAAACGGGAACAGATCAAAGAATTACCATAA